DNA from Triticum aestivum cultivar Chinese Spring chromosome 7D, IWGSC CS RefSeq v2.1, whole genome shotgun sequence:
TGGAGAAATGCCGGAAGGATGGAACGATACCACAGTGGTGTTAATTCCAAAAATTTCAAACCCAGAGAACTTGAAGGACCTAAGGCCAATTAGCCTCTGCAATGTCATTTACAAGGTGATCTCTAAAGTAATTGCTAATAGATTGAAGCATATTCTACCTTATATTATATCTCCGAACCAAAGTGCATTTGTTCCAGGTAGAATAATTTTGGATAATATCTTATTGGCCTACGAACTTACCCATTTTTTGCAGAGAAGGAGAAGGGGTAAGGTAGGATATGCTACTGTAAAGCTCGACATGAGTAAGGCTTACGACCGAGTAGAATGGACATTCTTGAAGAAAATGATGTTAAAATTGGGGTTTGACAGTGAATGGGTAAATCTGGTGATGAAGTGTGTTGCAACTGTGAGGTACCAGATCAAGGTTAATAGAGATACAACAGATGTAATTATTCCCCAGAGAGGACTGCGCCAGGGAGACCCCCTCTCACCTTACTTATTTTTGTTGTGTGCGGATGGTTTCTCAGCAATGCTAAATGAAGCTGAAAGAAATGGGAGTCTGAGAGGGATTAAATTATGCAGGGAGGCGCCAAGTGTGAGTCATTTACTCTTTGCAGATGACTCATTGTTGCTCATGGAAGCAAATGTAGAGAATGCTCGGGTTCTCAACGACATATTGCACAAATATGAAGCTTTCTCAGGACAGGTGGTAAACAAAGATAAATCAGCCATCCTATTTAGTAAGAATACAAGTAGAGAGGAGAAAAGAGAAATAATGGAAATCATGAACATATCAACAGAAGGGATAAAAGGGAGATATCTTGGACTGCCACCTTACATTGGAAAGGCAAAATCAAGTGCTTTCCAATATATAAAGGAAAAAGTGTGGAAGAGAACCCAAGGTTGGAAAGAGAAGTTATTATCGAAAGCGGGAAAAGAGATCTTAATCAAGGCAGTAGCACAGGCAATCCCAGTATATGCAATGGCTTATTTCGACCTAACCAAGTCCTTATGTGATGACCTTAGTTCCATAATATGCAGATTTTGGTGGAGCCATATGGATAAGGTCAATAAAATCCACTGGACAAGTTGGGAGAAACTATATAAATCCACTGGACAAGTTCCATAATATTCAGAGACCCGCACTCTGTTAATATGGCCATGCTTGCAAGACAAGGATGGCGGCTACTGCAAAACCCTTCCTCTCTCTATGCACGAGCACTTGAAGCGAAATATCATCCCGGCCACAGCATAATTGAAGCAACGCCAAAGAATGGGATGTCTTATGCACGCAGTATTTTGAAAGGTGTACAACTCTTAAAGAAAGGCATAGTTTGGCGAGTCGGAGATGGAAGAAATATTAATATTTGGAAAGACCCCTGGCTTCCAAGAGGCATCACCAGAAGAGTTACCACACTGCAAGGACGAAATTTAGTCACAAGGGTGGCGGAACTTATTGATCCAATAACTAATGGTTGGGACAAGGACCTAGTGTGCCAAACTTTCAATGCAGAAGATGATAAGATAATCCTACAAATCCCCATTTATGAGCATACAAAGGACTGTGTGGCTTGGCACTTTGACAAGAAAGGGAATTTTTTCGTGAAGTCGGCATACAGAGTAGCAGTAGATTGTGCAGAAAGGGAATCAAGATATGGCCAGCCATCTAGCTCTGCAAGCAGAGGATAAACAACTAATTTTGAATGGAAGAAAATATGGGCCTTACCTCTCCCGAATAAAATTTTGCACTTCCTATGGCGTATGTCAACATACAGCTTATCTTTAAGAATGAAATTGAGGAATAGAGGTATGAAAGTGGATACTAGATGTCCAGTTTGTAACAGATTGGGTGAGGATGGGGGGGCACTGCTTTCTGAAATGCAAGAAAGTGAGGAGGCTTTGGTGGCTAGCCCAAATGGAAGAAATTAGAGAGAAACTTTTAAAAAGCAGTGACCCAATAAGTATGTTCGATGAGATATTTCGCCTGACCGAGGAAGATCGCATGAAGGTGTGTATTCTGTTCTGGGTGTTTTTTGAATGCAGGAACCTTAAGAAGCACAGCAGCACCCAGAAACAAGATTCTATCATATGTTGGTCTCCTCCCCCAAGTGGGATCCTCAAAATAAATACTGATGGTGCTTTTCATGAGTCATCTTTGTCTGGTGGATGGGGTTTTACTGTCAGAAATGATAGTGGTGTGCTTATGGCAGCAGGAGCAGGAAATCTGGAACATGTATCCAATGCTCTCCGCACCGAAGCCCTTGCCATGTTATATGCAaccaatactactactactacacaaaTGGGATGTAATCGTGTGATATTTGAAACAGACTCCGTGGTGTTGAAGCAGGCGATCTTAAGCGAGGAGTATGACTTGTCGACTTTAGGTGCAGTGTTTCAGGAAATAAAATTTCTTGAATGTTAGTGTTTGTCCAAGATCTTGTAATGTAGCAGCTCACGGCCTAGCAGCACATGGTGTAAAATTAGGAGACAGTGAATATGAAACTTGGCTAGGCTATTTCCCTGAGTTTGTTGTAAACTCTGTAGCTGGTGATTCGGCCGGTCTAAATTTGTAATGGAATACAAGGTTGTTccttcaaaaaagaaaagaaaaagaaaagcaacTCTcgccgcacgcacgcacgcacgcacgcacggcgTCATCGCTCAGTTCCATCTCATCTCGCCCCTCCCTTTCCACCGTTTCCAGTAAGTTTCGGCCTCGCTTTCCCGACCCAGCCCGCAAGCCACACGCATCGGGTCTCAGCGAGCGATCTCACCACTGACCCGCTCCCTCCTCCCGCGTCACGTGTCCCCCCACTCTCCCCCCATCTCCCCCGCCTCACAGCTCACCCCGCCGGCGGCCGCAGCGGCGCGCCCCCGACCAGGCGGAGCCGCGCCGGCGGCCAGGGCAGCGGAGATGGTCTTCGTCTGGCTCGCCGCCTTCTTCCTCGTCGTCACGCTCATCGTGCTCGTCATCTTCCAGGTGAGACAGACCCCCCGCCCCGCCTCTTCTCCGGTCGCGGCCGGCTCGGGCCATACGGAGCCCCTGGGCCCCGGCGCGATCTCGCCTTGTCGTCTGTTAACCCCCTGGCGATTCTGCCGAGATTTTGGGAAGGGGTGGGCGGCGGATTTACGCGTTCTCCGACCCGAATTCTCCCACGATCCGGGGTTTGGAGAGGGGCCTGACTCCGGATTGCGGATTTGGAGCTTCTGGTTGGCTGGATAGCGCAGGAGCGCCAGGGGATTGGGTGCTGCTGCGTGTTCTGCTGCTGGTGCTGGTTCGTGCGCGGTGTCTGCGTCCAGATCTCCCACATGTTCGTCCTGCGTTAGCCTGCAGCAACCCAGAATTAACGCCCGGCAACCGTCGTTTCTAGTCTTGCAGTTCTGAAAATCAGTTTCAGTTCTGAAAATCGATTTCATTTGTTTTGTTGGTAGACGCATTAGGTGCTCCGATAGGTATTCAGCACACAGTATGTTCAGTAAAAAAAATGAATCGATCTTTATAAGGTCGTACTGAAGGTTTCGTGTGAGGTGGGTTTATTCACCAAATGTGCAATCAAGCTCTTGTCCCAGTTTGGTAGGGCTATACGAGTTCCACCCTCTATCCTGCTACTGTTAGTCTATCATGATACCTCTAGAGATCAGAATCAGGTAGTGGATGGTTATGAACTTAGAATATCTTTGCAGCTTGCCTAGTGTGAAACATTCCGTGTTCAAGTACCTGATCTTTGCCCTTAGATTGGGTGAGGTATCTAGCTTTTGTACTACCTTTTCCTAAACCTTCTTTTCTTACTGTATACTTTTCCCGGCTCCATTTTCTGTCTTCCTGTATCTAGCTTTTGTTACTGTATCCTTTTGTTGGTTCTAGCTGCAACTTCCTCTGTGCTTAGGTAAGCCCTTCATGGGTGATGAACATTTTCAGCAGACTAGTTTTGATTTTCTTGTAGGACAAAGGGAAAATCATCGATATATATCTCCATTGATTTTGATTGCCAGGTTGTTTTGGCATTTAGTATTTCCTAATGTTCCTGATTAAACATAGAACCTGACTGTTTTTGTTTCGTGTGAGGTGGATCGTTCAtccttgctcatattgctttaggtgGAGTCTGCATGGCTCTTTACTCATGTTTAACGTTTTAATCAACAACATTCATAAGTAAGCTTAGCCAGAAAGTTATTCTTATTCCTGACGATTTATGTTTCTTTTACAGTTGATGTGCTtggcagatctggagttcgattaTATCAACCCGTTTGATTCATCCTCTCGAATCAATAAAGTGGTTATGCCAGAATTTATAGTGCAAGCACTTCTAAGTGCATTATTCCTCTTATCTGGGCATTGGGCGATGTTCTTGCTTTCT
Protein-coding regions in this window:
- the LOC123165977 gene encoding protein cornichon homolog 4; this encodes MVFVWLAAFFLVVTLIVLVIFQLMCLADLEFDYINPFDSSSRINKVVMPEFIVQALLSALFLLSGHWAMFLLSAPMVYYNYTLYERRQHLVDVTEIFNHLSREKKRRLFKIAALIVLLFLSLFWMIWSVLEEHE